A genomic region of Sulfolobus tengchongensis contains the following coding sequences:
- a CDS encoding DUF1286 domain-containing protein, with amino-acid sequence MKLRTHYIFSAGLISIILAFFNLSLFANLFISFYASFVANTIIDRLGHEMKRTKHGYLPVRSPLTHTVYRSIIWGIISVLPLLLLYYVYHYHTYHYYYSSYYSSTLILSTIAAGIIVGPSHMLLDSLTEEGIYTKKNGKWRRVALAHFRYNDPVANGIAILVGVILLILSYNIYHFR; translated from the coding sequence ATGAAGCTCAGAACTCATTATATCTTTAGCGCAGGGCTAATCTCAATAATCCTAGCTTTCTTTAATCTAAGTCTCTTTGCTAACTTATTCATCTCTTTCTATGCTTCGTTTGTTGCTAACACTATTATTGACAGACTTGGGCACGAGATGAAGCGGACTAAGCATGGTTATCTTCCAGTTAGATCGCCTTTAACTCACACAGTATATAGAAGCATTATCTGGGGTATAATCTCTGTCTTACCCTTACTATTGCTCTACTATGTCTACCACTATCACACATACCACTACTATTATTCTTCTTACTATAGCTCCACTCTGATTTTATCAACAATTGCTGCTGGTATAATTGTCGGCCCATCACATATGTTACTAGATTCACTAACAGAAGAGGGAATATATACAAAAAAGAATGGTAAGTGGAGGAGGGTAGCCCTAGCACATTTTCGTTATAATGATCCAGTGGCCAATGGTATTGCTATTCTGGTTGGAGTTATCTTACTAATTCTCTCTTACAACATCTACCACTTCCGATGA